Below is a window of Oscillospiraceae bacterium DNA.
GCGGCGGCGTGAAAGACAAGCTGAGGCTTGTACTCATTAAAAACGGCTTTGAGGCGGTTCTTGTCCCGGATGGAACCGAGCACCGTCACAAAGCGGGTTTTTCCAAACCGCGCGGTTAATTCGTTGCCGATATAAAAAAGGCCATTCTCATTGAAATCATAGACGATCAGCTGTCTTGCGCCCGCCGCGAGAATCTGACGGCAGAGTTCGCTTCCGATGCTGCCGGCGCCGCCGGTGATGAGCACCGTCGCATCCGAAATCATGGACTTTGCCTCACCGTTTTTCATTTTGACCGGGTCGCGCCCGAGCAGATCCTCAATACGGAGACTGCGCAGATTTGCGCCCGCATGTTCGCTGATGGGATCGGTATAATCCTGGACGCCGCTGTAGATTTTTAATGCGGCGTCGGTATTTCGTACAAGTTTGTAAATGCTGCGCAGATACTCACGGTTTGCCGACGGAAGCGCCACCAAAACGGTATGAACGTCATATTTCTCAATGATTGCGGGAAGTTGATCGTCTTTGCCGGCGACCTTGATGCCGCAGATTAAAGCGTTTTTCAGCTGCGGGTCATTATCGGTGAAAGCCACCGGAAGATATCCTTTTTCCGGGTTTGTCAAAAAATATTGCGCCAGATAGGTTCCTGTCTCGCCGCTGCCGACGATAACCGTCCGGTTTGCATTGGCCCTTGTGACGCTGCGTCTCGAGAGAATCTGAAGAAATCTCGGCAAAAGGCGCGCAAATGCCGACAGCATAAAATTCAGGATAAAGATCAACAGAATCAGGCTGCCGGAAAACTTCGTAATGTCCAGCAGTTTTAAAGCGCCCCACAACACGGCGGCGCAAAAATTGGAGCCGACCAGCCGAAGCAGATCAAGTAAACCCGAGCGCCTCCATAAATTGCTGTAACAATCAAAAATCAAATTGAAAATCAAGATGGTGGGCCAGATCAGCAGATAACCGGTTTTGACCGAGAGATATGAAAACGAGTTAGGAAAATTAAACTCAAAGATAATCAATGCGGAAAACAGCGTGGCAAAGGCGCAGATGAACAGATCGCAGATAATCAGCGCGGGTATTTTAAAGTACTTTTTCGCGGGCATTTTTACACCTCATCGGATAGGACTTACAGATAATTATACAATAAACGGTCCATTCTGTCAATATTCAAGTGTAATCACCGGCAGGCCCCGCTTTTTCTATTTTTGCCGTGCAGCGAGTTTTAATGAGTGATTTTTCACCGTTTTTTTGT
It encodes the following:
- a CDS encoding nucleoside-diphosphate sugar epimerase/dehydratase — protein: MPAKKYFKIPALIICDLFICAFATLFSALIIFEFNFPNSFSYLSVKTGYLLIWPTILIFNLIFDCYSNLWRRSGLLDLLRLVGSNFCAAVLWGALKLLDITKFSGSLILLIFILNFMLSAFARLLPRFLQILSRRSVTRANANRTVIVGSGETGTYLAQYFLTNPEKGYLPVAFTDNDPQLKNALICGIKVAGKDDQLPAIIEKYDVHTVLVALPSANREYLRSIYKLVRNTDAALKIYSGVQDYTDPISEHAGANLRSLRIEDLLGRDPVKMKNGEAKSMISDATVLITGGAGSIGSELCRQILAAGARQLIVYDFNENGLFYIGNELTARFGKTRFVTVLGSIRDKNRLKAVFNEYKPQLVFHAAAHKHVPMMEINPLEAVKNNVFGTRNVLAQCIESGVKKCVLISSDKAVNPSNVMGATKRIAELLFMDFNRQNKTEFCAVRFGNVLGSEGSVVPFFAKQIENGGPVTVTDPDITRYFMTIPEAVTLVLQAGALAKGGEIFVLDMGEPVKIKDLAEDMIRLAGLVPGRDIKIKYIGLRPGEKMFEELSMSAETADTTSHEKIFVLRDNDLNPSGLRILLEKLGEAIKSEDPGAAEREIFNFLPTNYRKQ